Genomic DNA from Gammaproteobacteria bacterium:
GTATCTCTGCGAACGGTATCGCTGGTCCCTGTTCGGATTCGATTAAAATGGCCCCACCCGAGGCGTTTCCGTATAACGAGGATACCGGGCCGCGAATCTCGCTGATTTGACTGGCGGAACCGATGTCGATCCCGTCAACCGATCCCTGCCCGTCTGGCAGGGTCTCGGGAATTCCATCGACGATAATCTTGATCCCACGAATACCAAAACTTGAACGGGCACCGAATCCCCTGATGGAAGCGCGTAAATCCTGGGCAAAATTGTAGCGATTGAGCATGAACAGGCCCGGTACCTGCCCCAGGGACTCGTCGAGGCCGAGTTGCTCGGTACCAAGTTGAATTTCATCCTGCCCTATCGTACTGATCGCCGCCGGGGTATCGGCTGTATTTTTTTCTACCCGGGTCGCGGTGATCACGATAGGCCCCATGCTCTCGTCCTGAGCCATGGTAGTCGACGAGACCAGCAAAACAGCCAGTATCAGAATTAAATTTATTACTGTGCTTATGCAACTTCCCCGAATCAGGTTTAACAATGTCGTTATTTGAAAGGTCGCAGGATAAACCGATCCAATTAAAAAGCACAGGAAGTGAACTACTATGCCAGGACTGCAGGCAAAAAGTTTACAATGCTGCTCTACTGGCTAGATGGTTTTATGGTTTGATTAGTTCAGTTTTTTGACCTTGATGGTCAACCCGTCATCGTCGGAATAGTCGGCAAATATGCCCAGCGCTTCGAGCAGCTTTTTGACGGTGTATTTCTGGTTACCGATGACAATCGGCTGCTGGGGTTGCACGTAGCCTTCCTGGAAGGG
This window encodes:
- a CDS encoding TonB-dependent receptor plug domain-containing protein, yielding MGPIVITATRVEKNTADTPAAISTIGQDEIQLGTEQLGLDESLGQVPGLFMLNRYNFAQDLRASIRGFGARSSFGIRGIKIIVDGIPETLPDGQGSVDGIDIGSASQISEIRGPVSSLYGNASGGAILIESEQGPAIPFAEI